TATGTTGCTTGTTCCGGCATCCGAACACACAACAGAGCAATACAAGGAATAAAGGGATAATCAGTGTCTTGACATTCATACCTGACATTTTGCTTTTAACTCTCAACTCTCCATTCTCCACTCTCAACTTTTCAAGTGTTTCTTGATGTACATAGTCAGTATATCGATAGCTACCTTATTACTGCCGCCTTCCGGTACAATGAGGTCGGCATATCGTTTGCAAGGTTCGATAAATTGCAGGTGCATAGGCTTTAAAACCCGTGTATAGCGTTCCATTACAGCTTCGGCAGTACGTCCGCGTTCAATAACATCTCTTTGGATAACACGTATCAGGCGTTCGTCGGGATCGGCATCTACAAAAATTTTGAGGTCCATCATATTGCGCAGCTTTTTATCACATAAGGCAAGGATTCCTTCAATGATAACCACTTCACGAGGTTCGATATGAATCGTTTCGGGCTGGCGCGTACAAGTGAGATAAGAATAGGTAGGCTGTTCGATGCTATTTCCATCTTTCAGCATCATGACATGTTTGGAAAGTAGACTCCATTCAAAAGCATCGGGATGGTCAAA
The Bacteroides luhongzhouii DNA segment above includes these coding regions:
- the udk gene encoding uridine kinase, whose amino-acid sequence is MLIIGIAGGTGSGKTTVVRKIIESLPAGEVVLLPQDSYYKDSSHVPVEERQNINFDHPDAFEWSLLSKHVMMLKDGNSIEQPTYSYLTCTRQPETIHIEPREVVIIEGILALCDKKLRNMMDLKIFVDADPDERLIRVIQRDVIERGRTAEAVMERYTRVLKPMHLQFIEPCKRYADLIVPEGGSNKVAIDILTMYIKKHLKS